One Beggiatoa leptomitoformis DNA segment encodes these proteins:
- the alaS gene encoding alanine--tRNA ligase — MISVIELRQQFLNYFASKGHTIVSSSPLVPGNDPTLLFTNAGMVQFKDTFLGLEKRDYKRAVTCQRCVRAGGKHNDLENVGYTARHHTFFEMLGNFSFGDYFKREAIQFAWEFLTKELGLPPEKLWVTVYEEDREAEDIWLKEMKVDPTRFSRCGKHSNFWMMGDTGPCGPCSEIFYDHGEGIFGGPPGSPDEDGDRYIEIWNLVFMQFNRDTSGALTPLPHPSVDTGMGLERLAAVLQHVHSNYEIDLFQSLLKAVGTVANRVDYENSSLRVIADHIRACAFLIVDGVIPSNEGRGYVLRRIIRRAVRHGYKLGLHEPFFYRLVPALDTEMGAAYPELRKATDLVGRLLKQEEERFAETLSHGMVLLNEAMQHLNGKTIIAGDVVFKLYDTYGFPTDLTADVAREHELSIDMEGFERCMTEQRTRAREAGHFKVDLSNVALTADCQSVFIGYNSVAGDSTITALFFEGHEVEQLSAGQTGQIILDSTPFYAESGGQVGDKGQLNNATALFIVTDTQKIGHANAHIGTLKTGIVHKGDKLHAQIDVTARQSTARNHSATHLLHAALRQVLGEHVKQKGSSVDTDRLRFDFAHFEPITAKQLATIEHIVNEKILNNTSVQTQVMNLDDAVKSGAMALFGEKYEDDVRVLSMADNFSVELCGGTHVQRVGDIGLFKILSESGVAAGVRRIEAITGTQTLAWVTETENHLNHVLSTLKTGRDSLETRLQQLLEQVRQGEKELSRLQSKLASSQGDDLAGQATEINGVHVLAHRLDNVDVKQLRDTLDQLKNKLASAVIVLASVKDDKVSLVAGVTADVMNKVKAGELVNHVAQQVGGKGGGRPDMAQAGGSDPSHLPAALNSVVGWVQERL, encoded by the coding sequence ATGATTAGTGTCATCGAATTACGCCAACAATTTCTCAATTATTTTGCTTCTAAAGGACATACCATTGTTTCTAGTAGTCCTTTAGTCCCCGGTAACGACCCTACTTTGTTATTCACCAATGCAGGCATGGTGCAATTTAAAGATACGTTCTTAGGTTTAGAAAAGCGTGATTATAAGCGGGCGGTTACTTGTCAGCGGTGTGTGCGTGCAGGGGGCAAGCATAATGATTTAGAAAATGTTGGTTATACCGCGCGGCATCATACGTTTTTTGAAATGTTGGGTAATTTTAGCTTTGGCGATTATTTTAAACGTGAAGCAATTCAATTTGCTTGGGAGTTTTTAACTAAGGAATTGGGTTTACCGCCTGAAAAACTCTGGGTAACGGTTTATGAAGAGGATAGGGAAGCCGAAGATATTTGGTTGAAAGAAATGAAAGTTGACCCGACGCGCTTTTCACGCTGTGGTAAACATTCTAATTTTTGGATGATGGGCGATACTGGACCTTGTGGGCCTTGTAGTGAGATTTTCTATGATCATGGTGAAGGCATTTTCGGCGGCCCCCCCGGTAGCCCTGATGAAGATGGCGACCGTTATATCGAAATTTGGAATTTGGTTTTTATGCAGTTTAACCGCGACACTAGCGGCGCATTAACCCCTTTGCCACATCCTTCAGTTGATACGGGTATGGGCTTAGAACGTCTTGCCGCAGTTCTGCAACATGTTCATTCTAATTATGAAATTGATTTATTCCAGTCTTTATTAAAAGCCGTTGGCACGGTCGCAAATCGGGTGGATTATGAAAATAGTTCTCTGCGTGTCATTGCTGACCATATTCGTGCCTGCGCTTTTTTAATCGTGGATGGGGTTATCCCTTCTAATGAGGGGCGCGGTTATGTGTTGCGGCGGATTATTCGTCGCGCTGTACGACACGGTTATAAATTAGGATTACACGAACCGTTTTTTTATCGCCTTGTGCCTGCATTGGATACAGAAATGGGCGCGGCATATCCTGAATTACGTAAAGCGACGGATTTAGTCGGTCGTTTATTAAAACAAGAAGAAGAACGCTTCGCTGAAACCTTAAGCCATGGCATGGTGTTACTCAATGAGGCCATGCAGCATTTGAATGGTAAAACCATCATTGCAGGTGATGTTGTTTTTAAACTGTATGATACTTATGGTTTTCCTACCGATTTAACGGCTGATGTCGCTCGTGAACATGAGTTGAGCATCGACATGGAAGGTTTTGAACGGTGCATGACTGAGCAACGCACCCGTGCGCGCGAGGCAGGACATTTTAAAGTTGATTTGTCTAATGTCGCTCTTACTGCTGATTGTCAAAGTGTTTTTATAGGCTACAACAGCGTTGCAGGGGATAGCACGATAACGGCGTTATTCTTTGAAGGACATGAAGTTGAACAGTTGAGCGCGGGACAAACAGGGCAAATTATCTTAGACAGTACACCCTTTTATGCTGAATCTGGCGGTCAAGTGGGGGATAAAGGACAGTTAAATAACGCAACTGCGCTGTTTATTGTCACAGATACCCAAAAAATCGGACATGCTAATGCACACATTGGCACGCTCAAAACAGGTATTGTGCATAAAGGGGATAAATTACACGCACAAATCGACGTAACAGCGCGTCAATCCACTGCGCGTAATCATTCCGCAACCCATTTATTACATGCCGCATTGCGCCAAGTTTTAGGTGAGCATGTTAAACAAAAGGGTTCATCGGTTGATACTGACCGTCTGCGCTTTGACTTCGCGCATTTTGAACCGATTACAGCCAAACAGCTCGCCACGATAGAGCATATCGTTAATGAAAAAATCTTAAATAATACCAGTGTACAAACACAGGTTATGAATTTGGATGATGCTGTAAAAAGTGGCGCGATGGCGTTATTTGGTGAAAAATATGAGGATGATGTACGTGTGTTGTCAATGGCGGATAATTTTTCTGTAGAACTCTGTGGTGGAACACATGTGCAACGTGTTGGTGATATTGGACTGTTTAAAATTCTGTCTGAATCGGGTGTTGCGGCAGGTGTGCGACGGATTGAGGCGATTACAGGCACGCAAACGCTGGCATGGGTTACGGAAACTGAAAACCATTTAAATCATGTATTAAGCACGTTAAAAACGGGGCGTGATAGCTTAGAAACCCGCTTGCAACAATTATTGGAGCAAGTGCGTCAGGGTGAAAAAGAACTTTCTCGCTTACAAAGTAAACTCGCCAGTAGTCAAGGTGATGATTTAGCAGGACAAGCGACAGAAATTAATGGCGTGCATGTTTTAGCGCACCGTTTAGATAACGTAGATGTTAAACAATTACGTGATACCTTAGACCAGTTAAAAAATAAATTGGCTTCTGCGGTTATTGTATTAGCCTCCGTAAAGGATGATAAAGTCTCGTTAGTTGCGGGTGTTACGGCAGATGTAATGAATAAGGTTAAAGCAGGCGAATTAGTAAACCATGTCGCGCAACAAGTGGGTGGAAAAGGTGGCGGTCGTCCTGACATGGCACAAGCAGGCGGAAGTGACCCCAGCCATTTACCAGCGGCGTTGAATAGCGTCGTGGGTTGGGTACAGGAAAGACTGTAA
- a CDS encoding pentapeptide repeat-containing protein — protein MMYYQTNLCEINLYGLNLCNCIFEGGEIDSLNLENIRIENVIFEGCIMLEINFRNAIFINVEFYDVILFRTDFSLTKWDKSRFYGVDLKETKFFQATLRETLFLRDNVLHKTDISSVDFSTATFDKVILDNVMFDKHTTLPNGYKL, from the coding sequence ATGATGTACTATCAAACTAATTTATGCGAAATCAATCTATATGGGTTGAATTTGTGCAACTGTATATTTGAGGGCGGGGAAATTGACAGCCTTAATTTAGAAAATATTCGGATAGAAAATGTTATTTTTGAAGGGTGTATAATGCTAGAAATAAATTTTAGAAATGCAATCTTTATTAATGTTGAGTTTTATGATGTGATTCTTTTCCGTACAGACTTTTCTTTAACAAAATGGGATAAATCTCGTTTTTATGGTGTGGATTTGAAAGAAACTAAGTTTTTTCAAGCAACTTTAAGAGAAACCTTGTTTTTACGAGATAACGTGTTGCATAAAACAGACATTAGCTCTGTAGATTTTTCTACGGCTACCTTTGATAAGGTAATATTAGACAATGTGATGTTTGATAAACACACCACCCTACCCAATGGATATAAGCTATAG
- a CDS encoding IS630 transposase-related protein: MEAKGTRNRPTKIDMEALKQDVALYPNAYHYERAARFGITEGGIRHALKRLGISRKKNPQTSQSQPRSTASLSR, from the coding sequence TTGGAAGCCAAAGGAACACGTAACAGACCAACTAAAATAGACATGGAAGCCCTAAAACAAGATGTTGCATTATATCCCAATGCTTACCATTATGAACGCGCAGCCCGTTTTGGGATTACGGAAGGCGGGATTCGCCATGCATTAAAACGTCTAGGGATTAGCCGTAAAAAAAACCCTCAAACATCCCAAAGCCAACCCCGAAGCACGGCAAGTCTTTCAAGATAA
- the gspD gene encoding type II secretion system secretin GspD has protein sequence MRLIHYYLFCLLICFSLPLTAQQVTLNFRDMDINVLIDTVAEITGKTFIVDPRVKANVTVVSNSPMNSEQVYQVFLSILSVHGYAAVESGKVTKILPDSLAKSENTPVVSGLDDIQGDTLITKVISLKHVSAAQLIPLLRPLIPQQGHLVAYPSNNTIIVSDRADNVNRLLHIVERIDTSPQQDVDIIVLQHASAAETARVITSLEQKNSAASTAAGTPDTTSIIADERTNSLLISGDSATRLRIRTLVAHLDTSIETVGNTQVVYLHYARAEELAKVLQGMSDGIIATTTQTGQGQPSTTPVSTNLLANTNSNNNNNGNNTGQTIKTSIQADPSTNSLVITAAPSVLLNLQAVIRQLDVRRAQVLVEAIIAEVSADISNELGVQWFMYGKENGPIGLSNFSNAGPSLSSLASAVDSYQNGSSSSLSSVDLTGSFLGLGIFNSNTFNIGLLVRALSTDTDSNVLSTPSLLTLDNQEAEIVVGQNVPFITGQYSNTGSSSSVSNPFQTIQREDVGLKLKVKPQINEGNAVKLDIEQEVSSITRSSVTTADIVTNKRTIKTTVMVEDGNMIVLGGLIDENLQQTMQKVPGLGDLPLVGALFRSQSTQKVRKNLMVFLRPVIIRNDEKGAMVSGGKYAYMRTQQLEQREKEANNHLISPKEVPVLPDMNEFLTILPGTAEGTQQVFPAHQLLQ, from the coding sequence ATGCGCCTCATCCATTATTATTTATTCTGCTTGTTAATTTGTTTTTCCCTGCCGCTTACCGCGCAACAAGTCACGTTAAATTTTCGAGATATGGATATTAACGTGCTAATTGATACTGTTGCAGAAATTACAGGTAAAACATTTATCGTTGACCCTCGGGTTAAAGCCAACGTTACAGTCGTATCTAATAGCCCTATGAATAGTGAACAAGTTTATCAAGTATTTCTATCTATTCTAAGCGTGCATGGATACGCAGCCGTAGAATCAGGAAAAGTGACTAAAATCTTACCCGACTCACTGGCAAAGTCCGAAAATACCCCTGTTGTCTCAGGGTTAGACGATATTCAAGGGGATACCTTAATTACTAAAGTTATTTCCCTAAAACATGTCTCAGCCGCACAATTAATTCCATTACTGCGCCCGCTTATTCCACAACAAGGACATCTAGTTGCTTATCCTAGCAACAACACAATTATCGTGTCCGACCGTGCAGACAATGTAAATCGATTACTACACATTGTGGAACGTATAGACACATCCCCCCAACAAGACGTTGATATCATCGTCTTACAACACGCATCAGCAGCAGAAACAGCGCGAGTCATTACATCCCTAGAACAAAAAAACTCCGCCGCCTCAACCGCCGCAGGTACGCCAGACACCACCAGCATTATTGCTGACGAACGCACAAACAGCCTACTAATTAGCGGCGACAGTGCAACTCGCCTACGCATAAGAACATTAGTTGCACATTTAGATACATCCATAGAAACCGTTGGAAATACACAAGTTGTATATTTACACTATGCCCGAGCAGAAGAACTAGCCAAAGTATTACAAGGCATGAGTGACGGTATTATTGCAACCACAACGCAAACAGGACAAGGACAACCCTCAACCACACCTGTTTCTACAAACCTACTCGCCAATACCAACAGCAACAACAATAACAATGGCAACAACACAGGGCAAACCATAAAAACCAGTATCCAAGCAGACCCCAGCACAAATAGCTTAGTGATTACAGCCGCCCCCTCAGTGTTACTAAATTTACAAGCCGTTATTCGTCAACTAGACGTGCGTCGCGCTCAAGTACTAGTAGAAGCCATCATTGCAGAAGTTTCTGCCGATATTTCAAACGAACTAGGCGTACAATGGTTCATGTACGGTAAAGAAAACGGCCCCATTGGATTATCCAACTTCAGCAATGCAGGCCCTAGCTTAAGCTCCCTCGCATCAGCCGTAGATAGCTATCAAAATGGCAGCAGTTCAAGCTTAAGCAGTGTTGACTTAACAGGCTCATTTTTAGGACTCGGCATATTCAATAGCAACACATTTAACATAGGCCTATTAGTTCGCGCATTATCCACAGATACTGACAGCAATGTCTTATCCACCCCCTCATTACTAACCTTAGACAACCAAGAAGCAGAAATTGTTGTAGGACAAAATGTCCCTTTTATTACAGGACAATACAGCAATACAGGCAGTTCCAGCAGTGTTTCCAATCCTTTTCAAACCATTCAACGCGAAGATGTTGGCCTAAAACTCAAAGTTAAACCCCAAATAAATGAAGGTAATGCTGTTAAGTTAGATATTGAACAAGAAGTCTCCAGTATTACCCGTAGCTCCGTAACAACGGCCGATATTGTGACCAATAAACGCACAATTAAAACAACCGTAATGGTTGAAGATGGCAACATGATAGTTCTTGGTGGATTAATTGACGAAAACCTGCAACAAACAATGCAAAAAGTACCCGGTTTAGGTGATTTACCCCTTGTTGGCGCGCTATTCCGCTCTCAAAGCACACAAAAAGTCAGAAAAAACCTTATGGTTTTTTTACGCCCTGTTATCATACGCAATGATGAAAAAGGCGCGATGGTCAGCGGAGGAAAATATGCGTACATGCGGACACAACAACTAGAACAACGGGAAAAAGAAGCAAACAACCACCTTATTTCCCCAAAAGAAGTTCCCGTTTTACCCGACATGAACGAGTTTTTAACCATCCTACCTGGCACAGCAGAAGGCACACAACAAGTATTTCCTGCACATCAATTACTGCAATAA
- a CDS encoding c-type cytochrome, translated as MRSIFTATCLSLAMFSTGSVIAADTAKVATTEEATKLIQDKGYICLTCHQVDTKVLGPAYKEVAEKYKGADEATVARLMKQAKEGKAADLVWGQVPMPPNPTLTDEDAATIVHWILSLAAADAKGAEVKK; from the coding sequence ATGCGTTCTATTTTTACAGCGACTTGTTTAAGTTTAGCGATGTTTAGCACAGGGTCTGTGATTGCCGCAGACACCGCCAAAGTCGCAACCACAGAGGAAGCAACCAAATTAATCCAAGACAAGGGCTATATTTGCTTAACCTGTCATCAAGTGGACACCAAAGTATTAGGGCCTGCTTACAAAGAAGTAGCTGAAAAATACAAAGGAGCTGATGAAGCAACTGTTGCCCGCTTAATGAAACAAGCCAAAGAAGGCAAAGCCGCTGATTTAGTTTGGGGTCAAGTACCTATGCCCCCTAACCCGACTTTAACCGATGAAGATGCCGCAACCATTGTGCATTGGATTTTATCTTTAGCAGCTGCTGACGCTAAAGGTGCAGAAGTCAAAAAATAA
- a CDS encoding IS630 transposase-related protein, translating to MTYSIDFRRKVLKVKQEENLTLAAVAKRFQIAIASVVRWSKVLEAKGTRNRPTKIDMEALKQDVELYPDAYHYERAVRFGITEGGIRHALKRLGISRKKNPQTSQSQPRSTASLSKQNEPL from the coding sequence ATGACCTATTCAATAGATTTCCGTAGAAAAGTATTAAAAGTGAAACAAGAAGAAAATCTCACCCTAGCAGCGGTAGCGAAACGCTTTCAGATAGCCATCGCAAGCGTCGTCAGGTGGAGCAAAGTATTAGAAGCCAAAGGGACACGTAACAGACCAACTAAAATAGACATGGAAGCCCTAAAACAAGATGTAGAGTTATATCCAGATGCTTACCATTATGAACGCGCAGTACGGTTTGGAATAACTGAGGGAGGAATTCGCCATGCGTTAAAACGTCTAGGGATTAGCCGTAAAAAAAACCCTCAAACATCCCAAAGCCAACCCCGAAGCACGGCAAGTCTTTCAAAACAAAATGAACCGTTATAA
- a CDS encoding IS630 family transposase: MNRYKQSDRQIVFIDESGFAHDMPRRFGYAPIGKRCSGTQDWNAKGRTNVIGALLNFCLLTVSLVSGAINSDVFFAWITQDLLPKLPQNSVIVMDNATFHKRSDIQQAILDAGHLLEYLPPYSPDLNPIEHKWAQAKTLRKQQHCSIDELFLLNSI; the protein is encoded by the coding sequence ATGAACCGTTATAAACAATCTGATAGGCAAATTGTTTTTATCGATGAAAGTGGTTTTGCTCATGATATGCCACGCCGTTTTGGTTATGCCCCTATCGGCAAACGTTGCTCTGGCACGCAAGATTGGAATGCAAAGGGACGTACTAATGTCATCGGGGCTTTGCTCAATTTTTGTTTATTAACGGTCTCTTTAGTTTCTGGGGCGATTAATTCCGATGTCTTTTTCGCTTGGATAACCCAAGACTTACTTCCTAAACTCCCTCAGAATTCTGTGATTGTGATGGATAACGCCACTTTTCATAAACGTAGTGACATTCAGCAGGCTATTTTAGACGCTGGGCATCTCTTGGAATATTTACCGCCTTATTCGCCTGATTTAAATCCTATTGAGCATAAATGGGCTCAGGCTAAGACTCTCCGTAAACAACAACATTGTTCTATTGATGAGCTCTTTTTACTGAATTCTATTTAA
- a CDS encoding transposase yields MNRYKQSDRQIVFIDESGFAHDMPRRFGYAPIGKRCFGTQDWNAKGRTNVIGALLNFCLLTVSLVSGAINSDVFFAWITQDLLPKLPQNSVIVMDNATFHKRSDIQQAILDAGHLLEYLPPYSPDLNPIEHKWVQAKTLRKQQYCSIDELFLLNSI; encoded by the coding sequence ATGAATCGTTATAAACAATCTGATAGGCAAATTGTTTTCATCGATGAAAGTGGTTTTGCTCATGATATGCCACGCCGTTTTGGTTATGCACCTATCGGCAAACGTTGCTTTGGCACGCAAGACTGGAATGCAAAGGGACGTACCAATGTCATCGGGGCTTTGCTCAATTTTTGTTTATTAACCGTCTCTTTAGTTTCTGGGGCGATTAATTCCGATGTCTTTTTCGCTTGGATAACCCAAGACTTACTTCCTAAACTCCCTCAGAATTCTGTGATTGTGATGGATAACGCCACTTTTCATAAACGTAGCGACATTCAGCAAGCTATTTTAGACGCGGGGCATCTCTTGGAATATTTACCGCCTTATTCGCCGGATTTAAATCCTATTGAGCATAAATGGGTTCAGGCTAAGACTCTCCGTAAACAACAATATTGTTCTATTGATGAGCTCTTTTTACTGAATTCTATTTAA